The window CTTCGTCCCATCTCTCTTTGTATATCCAGTCCATCCCTTTACTCTCATTTCTTCCCTGAACCTGGCGGTTAAATTTTTAAATCCTGGAAAAGGCAATTGTACTGAATATTCAGCCACTGCTTTAATCTCGCCACTAAGTGGAGAGTAATATGTCCTGCTGCAGTCTATCCCTGAGCTGCCGCCCGCTACAATGCTGCGGTCAAGCCTGTCAAAACCGGCAGCCTCTACTACATCACTTTTAAATTTAAATATATTTACTGCCGGAAGCAGAACCGCATCGGCTGCGGCTGTCTTAGCTGCATCCTGAAGCGCTGCCCGGATGGTTATACCCACAGCCTGGATCTCCAGCATATACACCAAGGTAAGTACAGCAAAGAAGTACAGGGGAATAACCAAGGCAGCCTCCAGAGTCACACTTGCCCTTGGACTCAATACAGACGCCCTTTCTTTTTTAGATTCGGATGGGTTTGTATCAGATTGTGTCATCGCAGTCTTTCCTTTCTTAATATTTTTTCGTTTAGGGATATATTTCCCTGCCGTAAGGGATGTCCGGCAGGTTTGATTATAGAAAGAAAGGGCGTCTGTATTGAGTCCAAAAACAACTTTTTTGAATCAGCACTTAAAACTCATATCCAAAATATGTGGGAAAACTGTAGGTAAGTCCATCACGTATGAGCGCTTCACTCTGTACTCTGACCTTAACAATACAGTTATCAACAGCAAATGCTGACCTTCCCGATTCCATTTTCATATTTTGTTCAACCCGGTCCAGCGCCCGCATTGTCAGTGTGTCCTCGTCCTGCAGAAATAATAAAATTCTCAAATAGTCCTTATAGGACACACCCCCTTCGGCATCCATACCATCCTGTATGTCGCCTCCTGTGCCCAAAGTCAGAAGAGAGGAAAGAGAGAGCTGCCAACTGGCGCTGTCCTTCACCAACACAGTCCTCTTTCCCGCCATCAGCGCCCTGACATCCACAATACTTTCTCCAAATGCCCATGCTGCCAGAAGAGCCTGCTTTACAATCTCTGCCGCTCCGGGGAGCGCGGCCAGTGTAGATAGAGTCAGCGCCAGCGCTTCCGCCTCTGCCTTACGCACTGAATCTGTCAGTAAATACAAATAATTAATGCCAAATCGGATTGCCAACAGTTTTCCTGCTACTGCCTCCAAATTCCCATAGTCATCTTCCTTTCCCCCTAGCATGTACTCAATCTCATAGGACAGGCTTTGATCTTCCCCCCTTGTTTCTATGGCATTCCCAAATTTTTTAAGAAGGTACTCCCTAAACAAAAGTTTCTCTTCCAGTCCATTCAATCCCTGACGGAAATAAAAACTTCCCCTGCCCGTCCTTAAACTCCTCATTGAAGGCTGCTCCCCTGCCGCGACCCTCCTGCCTGATACTTCATACTCATCGGGAAGTACCAGGCTTAACAGGCCGCGGCTTTTTAACTCCTCTACATGTGGGAGAGGGTTGTCCTCTTCTGGAAGTATGCCCTCCCCCTCCTCAAGTATTTTTTGCAGCTCAGTGTTTACCTCCATATCTTCCTGTTGGGCTTCTTCTCCCTGTAATTCCTGCTCCTCCCATATTCCTGACATGCCTGCAAGTTCACGGACTGCCGCTATTCCATATGTATCCTCCATATATGCCAATACTTGTTCTTTAAAAGCTGTGCCCTTTCTATCTGATAGGTACTGAATCCCCTGTATATGGTGGTCTATGCCCACTGTCCCATAATAATGCATATGATCCAGAATATTCTCCTCCCTGAATGTCCCTGACCCATAGCTCCCATCAATAGCAAGAAGCTCATACTTTTCTAAAAGCTGCTTCTCGTATTCTCCAAATGCAGAATATACCGCCCGGTCCGTATCAAGTCTTTTCTGGTTTTTTGCTGTCTGGAGCACTGTACTTTCTAACATTGCCGCAATAAACGAAATAAAAAGTACGAATATAAAGCTTAAAAAGACTGTGATTTCTCCTCTCTTCCAATAAATTCTCTGCACTTTCCTTTCCTCTTCTAAATACCAGCGCTTTCACTGGTAATCTTTTCAAATATAGAGTTTACCAGACTGATAAGCTGTGTCTTAAATATAAGAACCAGTGCTATGATGACTACCAATATTAAAATCATTTCTACTACTGACAACCCTGAATCATCCTTTAATATTGCTTTGATTTGGAAAAGCCTTGTTCTAATCTTTTCTCTAAATATCTTCAAACTTATTTCCTCCTTTTATATTAAACATAAGTCCCTGTATTCCCTCTTATAAACCCCCGGACTGCCGGATAGACAGCCAAAACAGATATGCAGACGCCAAATCCTTTATATTTGTATAGTAAAAAATGCTGGTATGACAATGATTACAATTACCACTGCCAACATCATAAACATAGGTCCCAACAGTTTTGTGCCTGCCTCTTCGCCCAGTTTTCTGGCCCTGTTCTTTCTATCCTCAAATGCATCTGCGGCCTCCTTTTTCAATAAGTCCGCCATTCCCTTAGTTCCCTTGCGCAGGTTTTGAGACAACATGGAACCAAATTTGCGGTAGGATGCCAGGCCGCATCTCATACCAAATTTCTCATAGCACTGGCTCTCTGACACCCCTTGCTGTATCTCATGCATAGTATATGCCATTTCCTCATATGCTTCGCGCCGTCCCTTTCGCCCTTTTTGCCTCCCATACTCCTCCACCACCTTGAACCATGCGGCCCTTGCAGTCATTCCAGCTCCAAGAAAGAGGGCAAACTGGCTGATAATCTGGGGATAATCGGCTGTCATCTGTTTTTTCCTGTCCTCCTTTCTCTGTTTTTTCTTTTGCTTATCCAGTGCATATACGCCTACTGCGGCAACAATGCCCAGAATAAATAGTCCCCCAGCACGTGAGTCCTTTGGATACTTCCAGGTAACTTTATTTCCATCTACCTCATCAGGTAAAGTAAGCCAGTCCTCCTCTCCCGTCTTACTTTCCTGCTCCTGTACTGCGGCCTTAAGCTTTTCGAGCTTTTTCTCCCACTTAGTCAGTTTAGGCGGAAGGACGTTCACATAAAAGGTATGTACTGCCTCTTCTTCTCCATATGTAAGTAGCGCCCTAAGCTCTAAAAGGGTACCCTCCTCTTTTAAGTTCTCTGTCTTAATCTCGCCTAACAGATTAAGAATGTCATAATCCCCTACTTCCCAGGCTACTTCTATACCCGTGCCGGGAATCTGATCTGGCAGGTCCAGGTTATGCCTGACTTCATCCAGACTTTTATTCTCTCCTAATATAAGCTCTTCAAGAGAAGCGGCTGCCTCCTCAAAGACCTGCGGCATCTCCTCCTTCTTATATCGCTTCTCCCCTAAGGCTACAGTCATCTCTCCTTCCCGGCCATCCAGCTCCACTTCCAAGTCTATATCTTCACTGCCAGATCCATAATCTCCCCTTCTCAGTATACTTTTGCCCTCATTATTTTTATCTGGCGCACGCAAGCTGTCCATAATGAATACCAGCAGGGCTAAAAAAGAGACTAACATAAATACTAAACCCATCTTTCTATATACAGGCCTACATCTTTGCATACTCTATACCTCAATCTCCACAATTGCCTTCCCAATCCGCCATGCGGCAAGATATATTCCCAGGCACATGCTCATCACTGCCCCTCCAAACAAATTCCCATACAAAACCTGCATAAATTCAGGAAAGGCCAGTTTCATATATAAGATTATCCCCATGGGTATTACACACATAATCCTGAACTCTAATTTCTTAGCTGAGAGGAGTGTATCTATCTCGTTCTCCACTTCCATTTTTTCACTGATATCTTTCACCGCATTCCTAATAATCTGGATGCTGTCCCCTCCGGTTCTCTTTGCCGCAGTAAATACGGCTGTGAAGCCTATAACATCTTCCTGCTCCACCCGCTCTGCAAAATCTCCCATAACCTGTTCTGCTGTCCTATTCATATCCATCTGGTATATCATCCGGTCATACTCCCTGCGGATCCGGCTGTCTTTCTTATAAAGGGCCCTCATCTCCACAGCCGCCTCTCTAAGGGCATTCTCCACGGAATACCCTACATTCAGGGCTGCTGCCAATGCCCGTATACTTTCTTTGAACTGCCCCCGAAACTCCTGTTCCTTACGCCTGCATTGTTCCTGCTGCCAGATATACAGGTAGAATCCTGTCAGGGGCATCAACAGGATTCCTGCTGTCCATGTCCCATAGAATAAATATCCTCCAAAAATCATAAGAACAGCCCCTTTTAGTCCTGCAAGTATATATTCATCAAGCCTGATATCCTGCTGCCAGCAGCTTCCCACAATGAACAAGTTCTTCAGCCTTCACAAGCCTCCCCTGTACTTTTCCATTCTCATCCCCCTCCTCCCTGAATTCAAATAAGGTGTGTGTCTGTACCATGTCATTTTCAAATCCCAGTACTTCTGTAATTTCCAGTACTTTTCTGCTTTTATCGCGCAGACGCCCCAGATGTATGATAACATCGATTGCAGACGCTACCTGCCTTTGGATGGCTGCCAGAGGCATATCGATTCCCATCATCATCATTGTCTCCAGCCTGTGCAGCATATCTGCCGGATTGTTGGCATGTCCTGTTGACATGGACCCACTGTGGCCATTCAGCATTGCTGATGAAATCATATCTACTGTTTCATCCCCCCTGACCTCACCCACAATAATCCTGTCCGGCCTCATCCGCAGCGCCGACTTAATTAAATCCCGTATAGAAACAGCGCCCTCCCCCTCCAGGTTCGCATTCCTCGCCTCCAGCCTGACCAGGTTGGGGACGCCTTTTATCTGCAGTTCTGCATTGTCCTCCACTGTTATGATCCTTTCATCCTTGGGAATATAATCTGAAAGAGCATTTAGAAATGTAGTTTTACCGGAGCCTGTTCCCCCGCTTACAAAGATATTATATTTAGAACAAACAAGAATTTTTAAGAACTCCACAGCTTCTTCACTGACACTGCCCCATGAAATCAGCTGTTCCATTGTAACCTTTTCTTTAGGAAACTTCCGAATTGTCATAATCGGGCCATTTACCGCCACTGGCCTCAGTACTACATTGACCCGGGATCCATCTTCCAGCCTGGCATCTGCAATAGGTGAGGACTCATTGACATACCGGTTAGTCCCAGACACAATCTGCTGAATCACATCCTCCAGCCTGGAGAGTGACAGAAAATGCCGTTCTGACTGAAACAGCCTGCCTCCCTTCTCAAAAAATATATTCTCTGTGCCATTAATCATAATCTCCGTGATTTCTTCGTCCTCAATTAGATCCTGAAGGATATCTAACTTTCTAAATGCATTGAATAACTCCCTGCTAAGCCTGATCTTCTCCTGTAACGGCAAATATCTTTCCTGGCCCGCCTCATTAAGGACCAAATGAATCAGCTCCTGCAGCTCGTCCTCCTCCATCTCCCGGCTCATATCCATCTGCTCGAGTACTCTGTCATACATTTGCCCAATCAAATTCATGGACATCCACCTGCTTCCAACTGTATCTTCTTCTGTACAGTATGTTCCAAAACATCCTCATACCCTGTCTGCCTCAGGTTTTCTGTATACTGTGCCAGCTTTGCCATAGACAGAGGATCGTCCATATACAAAGTATAGACTGTCTGACATTCCCTTAAAATGCGGTACAGGCCCCGGATACTATCTCCCAGATCCAAAATAATCGTCCTGTAAAGACAATTTGCAAATATCTCCTCAAACAGTCCCAGCCATTGTGTCTCCTCCACAGACCAAAGATCCTGCATAACAGGTATAGGGGCAATATAATCCAGTCCTTTTATCTGTCCCGCCATAGCGCTGATACGTAGTCCCAGGTTCCCTTTTTCCTGGCGGATAAAGTAGAGCAGGTCTCCCAGATTATCGCCTTGCTGTCCTGGAAAATAGTGGCTGCCCCCTGAATATTCCTCCAGGTTTAAATACAGGACAGGTTCCTTCTTGGCTGTCTCTTTTCCCAAATCCAGCGCAAACTTGGTCTTGCCAATCCTGCGGATAGGGGAATAAATCCCGATCAGCTTTCCTCCATGCGCCCCTGAACCTGCTCCCAGGCCCTCCCCCTCCTGTGCCTCTCTCAGAATTGCTGACAGTATCTTGTCCGAGGCCTGGTATTTGTACACAGCCTTCTCATCATCTAATAATTCTGCACTGCCCCCTTTCACAAGCACATATTTTTCTCTGGCCCTGACTAACTGTCTCTGGCTTGTCTCATAATCCTCCCCTGCCAACAGAATATGAACCTGCTTTTCTCTCGAAAATTCCTGCGCATCCTCCATCCTTTGAAACAGATGTATCTGAAACCCCAGCTCTCTGTGCTCTTTAAAAGCCTGCATAAGATTTCTGGCATACTCCTGCTCCACATCGCAAATTACAAAGCTTTTTGGGTACAACCTATCCCTCCTGTCCAAATATTCAAAATGATAAATAATAAAAGTAAAGTAACTGAAATTTTACCGCGATCCTGCGGCATGATAAGTTAAAAGAACAGCCGGATCCAGATCAACTCCGGCTAAAGATGTATGCAGCAAACTGATTGGCTGCTGTGATTCGTATTATAAACATACCTTTACAGATTGTCCATACTTGTTTCTAAATTAGCTTCTTTTTGTGAAAACCTTACAAGGTCTGATAAAATAAAATGCCATAAAGCAAACAAACCCCGGGAATCCCAAGACTCCCAGTTGTCAAAAAGGAAACTGCATTCAACCCCACATTCAATGTATTTTCGTCAGGAAGCATATACTGGTTAATAAAATAAATCAATCCCATCCCTATAATTGCACGCATTACAAAATTTACAATCACAGATGTCAGCTTATTTTCCATTATCACATTTCCTCCGCCCTTGCATATATGATATAATATTCTGCTTCGGCAGCATTTATGATAAAAAGTCCAAGAACCTGCTTCGCTATAAACAAGAATCCTGCCCCAAGGGCCTGTATTATGACATGCCCTTGGGTATGCTTACAGCTGCGTTAAAGCTGTATCCTTATTTCCCGGTTTGTCCTGTGATACTGATGGTACCGCACGCCTGCTGCATCCATCATCCTTTTGGACGCTATGACAGAGGGAGTATCTGCATATTTGTCACAGTCATAGATGACCTCCTTGATGCCTGCCTGTATAATCGCCTTTGCACACTCATTGCAGGGGAAAAGAGAGACATACAGCTTCGCGCCAGCCAGGCTTGTCCCATTATAGTTGAGTATTGCATTCAATTCACTGTGGGTAGAATATACATACTTAGTCTCTAATGGATCATCCCCTTCTCTGGCCCAGGGAAATTCATCATCCGAACAGCCAATTGGAAATCCATTATAACCCATAGATAGTATTTTATTATCCGTGCTCACAATACAGCATCCTACCTGTGTTCCGGGATCCTTTGAACGCATGCCTGACAGCATGGCCACCCCCATAAAATACTCATCCCATGAAAGATAGTCCTCCCTTTTACCTGACATATCCTTGCCCTCCTTTATTTTGTCCCAAAAATACGGTCCCCCGCATCCCCCAATCCGGGTACAATATACTTATGGTCGTTTAAGCACTCGTCCAAAGATCCTATATAAATATCTACATCTGGATGCTCCCGCTGCATCCTCTCAACGCCCTCCGGCGCTGCAATAATGCACATAAAACGAATATGCCTGACCCCCTTGTCCTTGAGCATCTGGATGGCAGCCGAACAGGAACCGCCTGTTGCCAACATTGGGTCTACAACAAATACTTCCCTGCTGTCACAGTCAGCAGGCAGTTTGCAATAATACTCTTTAGGCTCGTACGTTTCTGGATCTCTGTATAATCCTATATGGCCCACCTTGGCACTTGGTATCAGCTTCAGCATGCCGTCAACCATTCCCAGTCCAGCCCTTAAAATAGGCACAACTGCAAGTTTTTTACCTGTCAGTTCCTTGCCGATTGTCTCACAGATTGGCGTCTTAATCTTCACATCCTGCAGCTTCAAATCCCGTGTAGCTTCATAACACATCAGGCTGGCAATCTCGCCCACCACTTCTCTGAACTCCTTTGTTCCCACGGCTTCATTGCGGATATAACTGATTTTGTGCTGAATCAACGGGTGATCCATAATTCGTACTTCTGACATCATTTTCCTCCCTTAGTAAAAGAATTAAGTTTATAAGTTAATTTTTTTATTAATATAGATATTTTTTCATAGCATTCCCCATATGCAGTGAGAGGCTGTCCATATGGGTTTGGGATTTCTATATCCTCCTCAATAAATTCATTTAAAGTATAAACGTTCTTAATGTTTTCATACGCAGATACTACTTTCCATTTTTGGTTTTCATCCATAGTCAGTATGAGTGTATCCTCCTGCAGGTCCTCCTCTGAAAACGCAACTGAAGTGTGCCCTTCAAGGCTTAGCTGCCAACTCTTCATAATAGCCTCCGCCTTCTGGTTGGCAGGCTCCGGAAACAGGACCACTAGTCCCCTGGAGCAGACCGCATACTCCTGCTCAAGGTCTTGCTGCCTTAAAAGCTCTGCTGCCATAGGCCCTCTGCTTGTATCTGTATTGCTGAGAAATACAATTCTTCTGTACCTCTGCTGTTTTACGATCGGCGCCGCCGGAAGCCTCAAATGCCCTGCAGCCTTTTCCAGGCGGTTCATAATCGCACTTCCAATCCCCTGGACTGCAAATGATTCACTGTAGATTGTGTCTATATCTTCCCCGTCAAATTCACGCAGAACCCCATATAAATTCCTAGCTATTGTTTTCTCATTTTCCCGGGTGCCTATATTCTTTACAATTCCATGGGTGTAGAGGGGAACAGATTCATTTGTAGCTATAATCCCCACAGTCCTTCCCTCACGGTGTGCTTCATAGGCAAGCTGGCGGATGGCAAGTATCTCCTCCTTCAAGTTCCCTTCTATAATAATCAGCTTGGCACGGGGCGCATAGTGCCTGTATTTCATTCCAGGAGCCTTAGGCGGCTGGCTGCTCTCGCTTCCTAATATAGTTTCATCTACACTGACCGGCCCTATGACGTCCTCAAGCATATCCACAGTGACCGCTCCCGGCCTAAGGATCATAGGGGGGGCGACTGTCATATCCAGAATGGTAGACTCCAATCCTATCTCCACATTTCCGCCATCCAGTATCATATCTATACGGCCGCCCAGATCTCCCGCCACATGCTCTGCTGTAGTAGGACTTGGGCGGCCTGATGTATTTGCACTTGGGGCAGATACATAGCCGCCTGATGCAAGAATCAACTCCCTGGCCACCAGGTCACTTGGCATACGGACAGCCACTGTATCCAGTCCTCCAGTCGTTCCATATGGGACAATACCGCTTTTTTCAAAAATCATTGTAAGAGGCCCAGGCCAAAAATGGAAGGCCAGCTTTTCTGCCGCCGCAGGTATATTTACAGCGATCTTACCCAGTGCCCGGACATCGGCGATATGCACAATCAGAGGATTATCTGACGGCCGCCCTTTGGCGGCATAAGTTTTTCTTGCCGCTTCCTCATCCAGTGCATTGGCCCCAAGCCCATAGACCGTCTCAGTGGGAAAAGCAACAAGGCCGCCTTGTTTGATCATATTCCCTGCTTCCTCTATTATCTTTTCATCTATTTCATTTTTATCTATTTTTTTTATTATTGTATTCATAGGGTTCATTATACCATTATTTATCTTAAAAAAAAACTCTCTTTCTAAAATTCAAAACGACGTTTTTCGGCGTTTTTTATATATTTTATCACTGTATTCTCACTGCTCTTTTCCTGAAACACAATTTATTACTCCATTTGTAATAGCCTCGGCCAATATATCCTGATACTCTTCTGTCACCAGTTTCCCGGCCTCGGCAGGGTTACTTAAAAAACCACATTCTACAATAATGACAGGCACCTCCGTCTTTTTAAGCATATAATATGTATCATTTGCCTTAGCCTGCCGTGTATTTTCGGGATCAGCGGCCAAAAGTGCCTCCTGCATAGTTTTTGCGGCACTTTCACCAACCTTAGAATGGGAATAATAAAAGACTTGCGCCCCATGGATACTCTCCCCTCCGTAACTATTCTGATGTATACTGATAGCCAGAGATGGCTTCTCTTTATTAATCAACGTCACTCTGGCTTTCATATCCTCTGCTTTGGATCCTCCCAGTCCCCCTTCATCTGTGCGTGTCATAATGACCGTAAATCCCTGCTTTTTGAGAAGTGTTTTAACTTTGTTTGCAATATCCAGGTTAATATCCTTTTCCAACGCCTGGTTTACACCTACCTTCCCAGGATCTGACCCTCCATGGCCCGCATCGATTACGATTACCTGGCTATTCTTTGTCCCCGCCGCAGTCTGTACCCCTTCTTCTCCCATGTAATTTTTATAAAGATATTCTCCTGCTTTCTGGCTTCCTATTACTGCACATATGAGCAATGCGAGAAGTCCCAGTATTCCCGCTTTACGGCGCAAAAAAACATCCCCTTTCCACTGCTTTCTTAAAATATATATGCGGAAAAGGGATGTTTCTTTCTTAGTTTAATTTACATACTGGAGGATAAGATCCCATATGGAGGAATTTTCCCAGCCAAGCCTCCACTCAGCCACACCGGCAAGCTGGTTGCTCTTGATAAGTTTAAGCTTCTCTTCTATGGACTCACTGTCCTCAAGCCAGATCTTATAGACACCGTCTTCCGTGTCCCACTCAGCATAATTCTGCTTCGTTTTGTCGTCCCAAGCCGCCTCTGCGCCTGATGACTGGATTAATTCTTCCGCCTCATCCATCCCCATAGCTGTACTGGATACATTGTTCGGATACTGGGCGGCTTCCGTGCCCTGCTGCTCTGCCAGCTCAGCCTCTGTCTTAGGTGTCTCCAGCCATAGCCGTGTATAG of the Luxibacter massiliensis genome contains:
- a CDS encoding pilus assembly protein, translating into MTQSDTNPSESKKERASVLSPRASVTLEAALVIPLYFFAVLTLVYMLEIQAVGITIRAALQDAAKTAAADAVLLPAVNIFKFKSDVVEAAGFDRLDRSIVAGGSSGIDCSRTYYSPLSGEIKAVAEYSVQLPFPGFKNLTARFREEMRVKGWTGYTKRDGTKGQDKIVYLTDTAFVYHEDYQCTYLQLSVRFTPFSGLEGLRSEDGGKYKGCEKCVHGETMAGVYITNTGRKYHNSLNCSGLKRTIHAVKKSDVGSRAGCSRCSGQG
- a CDS encoding DUF5702 domain-containing protein, whose product is MQRIYWKRGEITVFLSFIFVLFISFIAAMLESTVLQTAKNQKRLDTDRAVYSAFGEYEKQLLEKYELLAIDGSYGSGTFREENILDHMHYYGTVGIDHHIQGIQYLSDRKGTAFKEQVLAYMEDTYGIAAVRELAGMSGIWEEQELQGEEAQQEDMEVNTELQKILEEGEGILPEEDNPLPHVEELKSRGLLSLVLPDEYEVSGRRVAAGEQPSMRSLRTGRGSFYFRQGLNGLEEKLLFREYLLKKFGNAIETRGEDQSLSYEIEYMLGGKEDDYGNLEAVAGKLLAIRFGINYLYLLTDSVRKAEAEALALTLSTLAALPGAAEIVKQALLAAWAFGESIVDVRALMAGKRTVLVKDSASWQLSLSSLLTLGTGGDIQDGMDAEGGVSYKDYLRILLFLQDEDTLTMRALDRVEQNMKMESGRSAFAVDNCIVKVRVQSEALIRDGLTYSFPTYFGYEF
- a CDS encoding Flp1 family type IVb pilin; translation: MRTRLFQIKAILKDDSGLSVVEMILILVVIIALVLIFKTQLISLVNSIFEKITSESAGI
- a CDS encoding type II secretion system F family protein; the protein is MDSLRAPDKNNEGKSILRRGDYGSGSEDIDLEVELDGREGEMTVALGEKRYKKEEMPQVFEEAAASLEELILGENKSLDEVRHNLDLPDQIPGTGIEVAWEVGDYDILNLLGEIKTENLKEEGTLLELRALLTYGEEEAVHTFYVNVLPPKLTKWEKKLEKLKAAVQEQESKTGEEDWLTLPDEVDGNKVTWKYPKDSRAGGLFILGIVAAVGVYALDKQKKKQRKEDRKKQMTADYPQIISQFALFLGAGMTARAAWFKVVEEYGRQKGRKGRREAYEEMAYTMHEIQQGVSESQCYEKFGMRCGLASYRKFGSMLSQNLRKGTKGMADLLKKEAADAFEDRKNRARKLGEEAGTKLLGPMFMMLAVVIVIIVIPAFFTIQI
- a CDS encoding type II secretion system F family protein, with the translated sequence MIFGGYLFYGTWTAGILLMPLTGFYLYIWQQEQCRRKEQEFRGQFKESIRALAAALNVGYSVENALREAAVEMRALYKKDSRIRREYDRMIYQMDMNRTAEQVMGDFAERVEQEDVIGFTAVFTAAKRTGGDSIQIIRNAVKDISEKMEVENEIDTLLSAKKLEFRIMCVIPMGIILYMKLAFPEFMQVLYGNLFGGAVMSMCLGIYLAAWRIGKAIVEIEV
- a CDS encoding CpaF family protein, producing the protein MNLIGQMYDRVLEQMDMSREMEEDELQELIHLVLNEAGQERYLPLQEKIRLSRELFNAFRKLDILQDLIEDEEITEIMINGTENIFFEKGGRLFQSERHFLSLSRLEDVIQQIVSGTNRYVNESSPIADARLEDGSRVNVVLRPVAVNGPIMTIRKFPKEKVTMEQLISWGSVSEEAVEFLKILVCSKYNIFVSGGTGSGKTTFLNALSDYIPKDERIITVEDNAELQIKGVPNLVRLEARNANLEGEGAVSIRDLIKSALRMRPDRIIVGEVRGDETVDMISSAMLNGHSGSMSTGHANNPADMLHRLETMMMMGIDMPLAAIQRQVASAIDVIIHLGRLRDKSRKVLEITEVLGFENDMVQTHTLFEFREEGDENGKVQGRLVKAEELVHCGKLLAAGYQA
- a CDS encoding P-loop NTPase family protein yields the protein MYPKSFVICDVEQEYARNLMQAFKEHRELGFQIHLFQRMEDAQEFSREKQVHILLAGEDYETSQRQLVRAREKYVLVKGGSAELLDDEKAVYKYQASDKILSAILREAQEGEGLGAGSGAHGGKLIGIYSPIRRIGKTKFALDLGKETAKKEPVLYLNLEEYSGGSHYFPGQQGDNLGDLLYFIRQEKGNLGLRISAMAGQIKGLDYIAPIPVMQDLWSVEETQWLGLFEEIFANCLYRTIILDLGDSIRGLYRILRECQTVYTLYMDDPLSMAKLAQYTENLRQTGYEDVLEHTVQKKIQLEAGGCP
- a CDS encoding pro-sigmaK processing inhibitor BofA family protein, translated to MENKLTSVIVNFVMRAIIGMGLIYFINQYMLPDENTLNVGLNAVSFLTTGSLGIPGVCLLYGILFYQTL
- a CDS encoding deoxycytidylate deaminase, translating into MSGKREDYLSWDEYFMGVAMLSGMRSKDPGTQVGCCIVSTDNKILSMGYNGFPIGCSDDEFPWAREGDDPLETKYVYSTHSELNAILNYNGTSLAGAKLYVSLFPCNECAKAIIQAGIKEVIYDCDKYADTPSVIASKRMMDAAGVRYHQYHRTNREIRIQL
- the upp gene encoding uracil phosphoribosyltransferase, with the protein product MSEVRIMDHPLIQHKISYIRNEAVGTKEFREVVGEIASLMCYEATRDLKLQDVKIKTPICETIGKELTGKKLAVVPILRAGLGMVDGMLKLIPSAKVGHIGLYRDPETYEPKEYYCKLPADCDSREVFVVDPMLATGGSCSAAIQMLKDKGVRHIRFMCIIAAPEGVERMQREHPDVDIYIGSLDECLNDHKYIVPGLGDAGDRIFGTK
- a CDS encoding L-threonylcarbamoyladenylate synthase, with product MNTIIKKIDKNEIDEKIIEEAGNMIKQGGLVAFPTETVYGLGANALDEEAARKTYAAKGRPSDNPLIVHIADVRALGKIAVNIPAAAEKLAFHFWPGPLTMIFEKSGIVPYGTTGGLDTVAVRMPSDLVARELILASGGYVSAPSANTSGRPSPTTAEHVAGDLGGRIDMILDGGNVEIGLESTILDMTVAPPMILRPGAVTVDMLEDVIGPVSVDETILGSESSQPPKAPGMKYRHYAPRAKLIIIEGNLKEEILAIRQLAYEAHREGRTVGIIATNESVPLYTHGIVKNIGTRENEKTIARNLYGVLREFDGEDIDTIYSESFAVQGIGSAIMNRLEKAAGHLRLPAAPIVKQQRYRRIVFLSNTDTSRGPMAAELLRQQDLEQEYAVCSRGLVVLFPEPANQKAEAIMKSWQLSLEGHTSVAFSEEDLQEDTLILTMDENQKWKVVSAYENIKNVYTLNEFIEEDIEIPNPYGQPLTAYGECYEKISILIKKLTYKLNSFTKGGK
- a CDS encoding N-acetylmuramoyl-L-alanine amidase family protein, with the translated sequence MRRKAGILGLLALLICAVIGSQKAGEYLYKNYMGEEGVQTAAGTKNSQVIVIDAGHGGSDPGKVGVNQALEKDINLDIANKVKTLLKKQGFTVIMTRTDEGGLGGSKAEDMKARVTLINKEKPSLAISIHQNSYGGESIHGAQVFYYSHSKVGESAAKTMQEALLAADPENTRQAKANDTYYMLKKTEVPVIIVECGFLSNPAEAGKLVTEEYQDILAEAITNGVINCVSGKEQ